The genome window AGAGCCAGGCGGTCGATCTCGCCGCCATGCGTGCGGCGACCAAAATGGATGAAGAAGCCGGAATCAAGTAGGCACAATAGCGTGTTGTCATGATCCAAATGCAAACCAGGCTGAACGTGGCCGATAACACCGGCGCCCGCGAAGTAATGTGCTTCAAGGTGCTTGGCGGCAGCCGACGGCGCTATGCCGGGCTAGGCGATATTGTGGTGTGCAGCGTGAAAAGCGTGATTTCCGGCAGCGACATTAAAAAGAAGGCGGTCGTGCAAGGGGTCATCGTCCGTTGCAAAAAGCCGACGCGCCGCACCGACGGTAGTTACGTGCGGTTCGACAGCAACGCCGTGGTGCTCATCGATGCGGAAAAAAATCCGCGCGGCACGCGCATTTTCGGAGCCGTGGCTCGGGAGCTGCGCGAACGGAATTTCATGAAAATTGTAAGCTTAGCAAGCGAAGTAGTGTGAAGCGGAGTTGTTCCATGCACATTCGACAAGACGACATCGTGCAAGTCATTGCCGGCGAAGAGCGCGGCGTGCGCGGCAAGGTGCTTAGCGTTTCGCCTAAATCCGGAAAAGTGGTGGTCGAGGGCGTAAACCGCGTTTACAAGCACATGAAACGCAGCCAAAAAAATCCGCAGGGCGGCCGGCTATCGAAAGAAATGCCTGTGGATGCTTCCAATATCATG of Pirellulales bacterium contains these proteins:
- the rplX gene encoding 50S ribosomal protein L24; translation: MHIRQDDIVQVIAGEERGVRGKVLSVSPKSGKVVVEGVNRVYKHMKRSQKNPQGGRLSKEMPVDASNIMLVDPQTDKPTRVGVRVTKEGSRERYSKRSGASLGAVSAVRKESGKKRQ
- the rplN gene encoding 50S ribosomal protein L14, whose protein sequence is MIQMQTRLNVADNTGAREVMCFKVLGGSRRRYAGLGDIVVCSVKSVISGSDIKKKAVVQGVIVRCKKPTRRTDGSYVRFDSNAVVLIDAEKNPRGTRIFGAVARELRERNFMKIVSLASEVV